In Meiothermus ruber DSM 1279, the following proteins share a genomic window:
- a CDS encoding LCP family protein, producing MAQPPSPHRPGTASSVRRPRPRGSLIGLGLALLVLAWALAYGPQHRDVETQWQGADQGRGPYEELSLVVAARDTEYCGYHTACGPGLRTDTIFYVRLRGAEATVVAIPRDLHYSGETPEGYFDGRINTIYERGGKGKGLQMAVQNLLGVPVEHHVILTFEAVMRLVDAVDGVDVVLPQPMKYTDRAAGLYIDFPAGPVHLDGKDAVKYMRFRRWEGTDLGRLDRIREVMELALRKAQNPRYWPRLPGVASALWGSIETSLPLSEALRLLPNLRNLTLKSATLPTLEEGLYLIPDQAAMPSFIAGLLGRTTDTEVMARLVQAEALGLKTLLLDRSGSGLGERYRQGFIEMGLTPPELQLGKVGGSSVVLVRSGVSVVGRESPAFVLARDYADLLHLPLQTRIRLEPAGYDVVIVLGSN from the coding sequence ATGGCACAACCGCCCAGCCCCCACCGCCCTGGAACCGCTTCGTCGGTTCGCCGCCCCAGGCCGCGGGGTTCGTTAATTGGGCTAGGGCTGGCCCTGCTTGTCCTCGCCTGGGCCCTGGCCTACGGGCCGCAGCACAGGGATGTGGAGACCCAGTGGCAGGGCGCTGACCAGGGCAGAGGCCCGTACGAGGAGCTCAGCCTGGTGGTGGCGGCCCGCGACACCGAGTACTGCGGCTATCACACCGCTTGCGGGCCAGGACTCCGCACCGACACCATCTTTTATGTCCGTCTGCGCGGGGCAGAGGCCACCGTTGTGGCCATTCCCCGCGATTTACACTACAGCGGCGAAACCCCCGAAGGTTATTTTGATGGTCGGATTAACACCATCTACGAGCGGGGGGGCAAAGGCAAAGGGCTGCAGATGGCCGTGCAAAACCTGCTGGGTGTACCGGTGGAGCATCATGTGATCCTGACCTTTGAAGCGGTCATGAGGCTGGTCGACGCGGTGGACGGGGTGGATGTGGTGCTGCCCCAGCCCATGAAGTACACCGACCGGGCCGCAGGGCTCTACATCGACTTCCCGGCAGGGCCGGTGCACCTCGACGGCAAGGATGCTGTCAAGTACATGCGCTTCCGGCGTTGGGAGGGCACCGACCTGGGCCGGCTGGATCGCATCAGGGAGGTGATGGAGCTGGCCCTTCGCAAAGCCCAGAACCCCCGCTACTGGCCGCGCTTACCTGGGGTTGCCAGCGCCCTCTGGGGCTCCATCGAGACCAGCCTCCCCCTCTCCGAAGCTTTGCGCCTGCTCCCGAACCTGCGCAACCTGACTTTGAAAAGCGCCACCCTGCCCACCCTGGAGGAGGGCCTCTACCTGATCCCCGATCAGGCTGCCATGCCTTCTTTTATCGCCGGGCTGCTGGGCCGCACCACCGATACCGAGGTCATGGCCCGGCTGGTGCAGGCGGAAGCCCTGGGCCTCAAAACCCTTCTGCTCGATCGGAGCGGCAGTGGGCTGGGTGAACGATACCGGCAGGGCTTTATCGAGATGGGCCTGACCCCACCCGAGCTGCAGCTTGGGAAGGTAGGGGGCTCGAGCGTGGTCTTGGTGCGCAGTGGGGTTTCGGTGGTGGGGCGCGAATCCCCCGCCTTCGTGTTGGCTCGAGACTACGCCGACCTGCTGCACCTACCCCTGCAAACCCGCATACGCCTCGAGCCCGCGGGCTACGATGTGGTCATCGTGCTGGGGTCAAACTAA
- the rplU gene encoding 50S ribosomal protein L21 → MYAIIKTGGKQYRAEAGSRLRVEKLEANPGDTVEFEALMLGGEKTVIGSPTVPGAKVVAEVVEHGKGKKVVVAKFKAKVQYRRKRGHRQPYTEILVKEIRA, encoded by the coding sequence ATGTACGCAATTATCAAAACCGGTGGTAAACAGTACCGCGCAGAGGCAGGCAGCCGGCTGCGTGTGGAGAAGCTCGAGGCCAACCCCGGCGATACCGTGGAGTTTGAGGCGCTGATGCTGGGGGGCGAGAAGACCGTGATCGGCAGCCCCACCGTACCCGGCGCCAAGGTGGTGGCCGAGGTGGTCGAGCATGGTAAGGGCAAAAAGGTGGTGGTGGCTAAGTTCAAAGCCAAGGTTCAGTACCGCCGCAAGCGGGGCCACCGCCAGCCCTATACCGAGATTCTTGTAAAGGAGATTCGCGCTTAG
- the deoC gene encoding deoxyribose-phosphate aldolase: protein MATATLPHTHPLPERNPGTPFDPGALEGALVNKSAVERRAATLPTRRTVKKAWQAAWLLHAIRTIDLTTLSGDDTPGTVRRLCAKARQPVRPELLRDLGVPHLPLTTGAVCVYHEMVPVAVEALEGSGIPVAAVSTGFPAGLTPHRLKLQEIEASVAAGAREIDIVISRRHVLTGNWKALYQEVRDFREACGPAHMKSILAVGELGTLKNVYKASMVCMQAGSDFIKTSTGKEAVNATLQNSLVMVRAIRAFYEQTGYKVGFKPAGGIRTAKQALDWLILMKEELGHEWMQPHLFRIGASALLNDIERQLEHFAYGRYASMQYQPLG, encoded by the coding sequence ATGGCAACCGCAACCCTACCCCACACCCACCCGCTGCCGGAGCGCAACCCCGGCACCCCCTTCGACCCTGGTGCCCTCGAGGGGGCCCTGGTCAACAAAAGCGCGGTCGAACGTCGCGCCGCCACCTTACCCACCCGCCGCACGGTCAAAAAAGCCTGGCAGGCCGCCTGGCTGCTGCACGCCATCCGAACCATTGACCTCACCACCCTCTCGGGCGACGACACCCCCGGCACGGTGCGGCGGCTGTGCGCCAAGGCCCGTCAGCCGGTGCGCCCGGAGCTGCTGCGCGACCTGGGGGTGCCCCACCTACCGCTCACCACCGGCGCGGTCTGCGTCTACCACGAGATGGTGCCCGTCGCAGTCGAGGCCCTGGAGGGTTCCGGCATCCCGGTGGCCGCGGTCTCGACCGGGTTCCCGGCAGGCCTCACCCCACACCGCCTCAAGCTACAGGAGATCGAGGCCTCGGTGGCCGCCGGGGCCCGCGAGATTGATATCGTGATCTCGCGCCGCCACGTCCTAACCGGTAACTGGAAAGCCCTCTACCAGGAGGTGCGCGACTTCCGCGAGGCCTGCGGCCCGGCCCATATGAAAAGCATCCTGGCCGTGGGCGAGCTGGGCACCCTCAAAAACGTCTACAAGGCCAGTATGGTGTGCATGCAGGCCGGTTCGGATTTCATCAAAACCTCTACCGGCAAAGAGGCCGTCAACGCCACCCTGCAAAACAGCCTGGTGATGGTGCGGGCCATCCGGGCTTTTTACGAGCAGACCGGTTACAAGGTGGGCTTCAAACCCGCCGGGGGCATCCGCACCGCCAAGCAGGCCCTGGACTGGCTGATTCTGATGAAAGAAGAACTCGGCCACGAATGGATGCAGCCCCACCTCTTCCGGATTGGGGCCAGCGCCCTGTTGAACGACATCGAACGGCAGCTCGAGCACTTCGCCTACGGGCGCTACGCCTCCATGCAGTACCAGCCGCTGGGCTAG
- a CDS encoding aldehyde dehydrogenase family protein yields MTLTELMETLPYGPAPEAAQPALDWIKAHKGRFQLFIGGRWRSPASQEWFTTINPANNQPLAEVAQASAADVDEAVKAARKAFASWRQTKGHVRARYLYALARQIQKHARLFAVLETLDNGKPIRETRDIDIPLVARHFYYHAGWAQLMESELAGYGPLGVVGQIIPWNFPLLMLAWKIAPALAMGNTVVLKPAEFTPLTALLFAEICQQISLPPGVVNIITGDGKTGAALVEHPGVDKIAFTGSTEVGRLIRKATAGSGKKLSLELGGKSPFVVFEDADLDSAVEGVVDAIWFNQGQVCCAGSRLLVQEGIAEKMYAKLRARMEKLRVGDPLDKAVDIGAIIAPVQLQKIQRLVQKGVEEGAKLWQPSWAVPAEGCFYPPTLFTEVAPSSTIAQEEIFGPVLAALTFRTPEEAVRLANNTRYGLAASIWSEDINLALDVATQIKAGTIWINSTNLFDAASGFGGYRESGFGREGGKEGLWEYVKKTAESKAAKSQKASPPSRKTEAARTAPAVPPIDRTAKLFIGGKQVRPDSGYSKPVYDPDGHLIGEVGLGNRKDIRNAVEAARGALEGWRKTSGHNKAQILYFLAENLSERAEEFARRIAQQTGQDGTAEVEAALEALFTAAAWADKYEGVVHNTPIRNVTLAVPEPIGVMGILCPDDRPLLALARLAATALAMGNTLVVVPSPLAPLTATDFYQVLETSDIPAGTFNIVTGERDELAQTLAEHDDVDALWYAGPQAGWALVEKASAGNMKRTWTLPASGPLPDLDETLRQATQVKNIWVPYGA; encoded by the coding sequence ATGACCCTTACCGAACTTATGGAAACCCTCCCCTACGGCCCCGCCCCCGAGGCGGCCCAACCCGCCCTGGACTGGATCAAAGCCCACAAGGGCCGTTTTCAGCTCTTTATTGGAGGCCGCTGGCGCAGCCCGGCCAGCCAGGAATGGTTCACCACCATTAACCCAGCCAACAACCAACCCCTGGCCGAGGTGGCCCAGGCCAGCGCCGCCGACGTGGACGAGGCGGTCAAGGCCGCCCGCAAGGCCTTTGCAAGCTGGCGCCAGACCAAGGGCCATGTGCGGGCCCGCTACCTGTACGCCCTGGCCCGCCAGATTCAAAAGCACGCCCGCCTGTTCGCTGTGCTGGAAACCCTGGACAACGGCAAACCCATCCGCGAGACCCGTGATATTGATATCCCCCTGGTGGCCCGCCACTTCTACTACCACGCCGGCTGGGCGCAGCTCATGGAAAGCGAGCTGGCGGGCTATGGGCCGCTGGGGGTGGTGGGGCAGATCATCCCCTGGAACTTTCCCCTGCTGATGCTGGCCTGGAAGATTGCCCCCGCGCTGGCTATGGGCAATACGGTGGTGCTCAAGCCCGCCGAGTTTACCCCCCTGACCGCGCTTCTGTTCGCTGAAATTTGCCAGCAGATCAGCCTGCCGCCGGGGGTGGTGAACATTATCACCGGCGATGGGAAGACCGGTGCAGCCCTGGTGGAGCACCCTGGGGTGGACAAAATCGCCTTCACCGGCTCAACCGAGGTGGGCCGCCTGATCCGAAAGGCCACCGCCGGCAGCGGCAAAAAGCTCTCCCTCGAGCTCGGGGGCAAGTCGCCTTTTGTGGTCTTCGAGGATGCCGATCTGGATAGCGCGGTGGAGGGCGTGGTGGACGCCATCTGGTTCAACCAGGGCCAGGTCTGCTGCGCGGGCTCGAGGCTCCTGGTACAGGAGGGCATCGCCGAAAAGATGTACGCCAAGCTCCGCGCCCGCATGGAAAAACTGCGGGTGGGTGACCCGCTGGACAAGGCGGTGGACATCGGGGCCATCATCGCACCGGTGCAGTTACAAAAAATCCAGCGACTGGTGCAAAAAGGCGTGGAGGAAGGGGCCAAACTCTGGCAGCCAAGCTGGGCTGTTCCTGCCGAAGGCTGCTTCTACCCTCCTACCCTCTTCACGGAGGTGGCCCCTTCTTCCACCATCGCCCAGGAGGAGATTTTCGGGCCCGTGCTGGCCGCCCTCACCTTCCGCACCCCCGAGGAGGCTGTCCGGCTGGCCAACAACACCCGCTACGGCCTGGCCGCCTCCATCTGGAGCGAGGACATCAACCTGGCCCTGGATGTGGCCACCCAGATCAAGGCCGGCACCATCTGGATCAACAGCACCAACCTCTTCGACGCCGCCAGCGGCTTCGGCGGCTACCGCGAGAGCGGCTTTGGGCGCGAGGGGGGCAAGGAAGGGCTGTGGGAGTACGTCAAAAAAACCGCGGAGAGTAAGGCCGCCAAAAGCCAGAAAGCCAGCCCCCCATCCAGGAAAACCGAGGCCGCGCGGACGGCGCCCGCCGTGCCCCCCATTGACCGCACCGCCAAACTCTTTATCGGCGGTAAGCAAGTGCGCCCCGACAGCGGCTATAGCAAGCCGGTGTACGACCCCGATGGGCACCTTATTGGTGAGGTGGGGCTGGGCAACCGCAAGGATATCCGCAACGCGGTGGAGGCCGCTCGAGGAGCCTTGGAGGGCTGGCGCAAAACCAGCGGCCACAACAAGGCCCAGATCCTGTACTTCCTGGCCGAGAACCTCTCCGAGCGGGCCGAGGAGTTCGCCCGTCGCATCGCACAGCAGACCGGGCAGGATGGCACCGCCGAGGTCGAGGCGGCCCTCGAGGCCCTCTTCACCGCCGCGGCCTGGGCCGATAAGTACGAGGGCGTGGTGCACAACACCCCCATCCGCAACGTAACCCTGGCCGTCCCGGAGCCCATCGGCGTGATGGGCATCCTCTGCCCCGACGACCGGCCCCTCCTGGCCCTGGCCCGGCTGGCCGCAACCGCCCTGGCCATGGGCAACACCCTGGTGGTGGTGCCCTCCCCCCTGGCCCCCCTCACGGCCACCGACTTCTACCAGGTGCTGGAGACCTCCGACATCCCGGCTGGAACCTTCAATATAGTCACCGGCGAGCGCGACGAACTGGCCCAGACCCTAGCCGAGCACGATGACGTGGACGCCCTCTGGTATGCCGGCCCCCAGGCCGGCTGGGCCCTGGTGGAAAAGGCCAGCGCCGGCAACATGAAGCGCACCTGGACGCTGCCCGCCAGCGGCCCCCTGCCCGACTTAGACGAAACACTCAGGCAGGCCACCCAGGTCAAGAACATCTGGGTGCCCTACGGGGCCTAG
- the yqeK gene encoding bis(5'-nucleosyl)-tetraphosphatase (symmetrical) YqeK — protein sequence MIRTSAVADYAEKVRRLVKPERYEHILRVAELAAQIARANRLDEGKTYLAAILHDAARDLSAERLLELATPENEIERNHPLALHGRAGRRLAEAWGIEDEEVLEAIEGHVYGVRPDHGIGMALYIADVSEPGRGVNHEIREMALSGRLEEAYQKAVVCKVDYLQKKGITPHPRTWAAYQALQRKPGDR from the coding sequence TTGATACGCACGAGCGCTGTCGCTGATTACGCCGAGAAGGTGCGCCGGCTGGTCAAGCCCGAGCGCTATGAGCATATTCTGCGGGTCGCCGAGCTGGCGGCTCAAATTGCCCGGGCCAACCGGCTTGACGAGGGAAAAACCTACCTGGCTGCCATCCTGCACGACGCCGCGCGCGATCTAAGCGCCGAACGCTTGCTGGAGCTGGCCACCCCAGAGAACGAGATCGAGCGCAACCATCCCCTGGCCCTGCACGGGCGGGCGGGCCGCCGGCTGGCCGAGGCCTGGGGCATAGAGGACGAGGAGGTGCTCGAGGCCATCGAGGGCCATGTCTATGGGGTTCGTCCCGACCACGGGATCGGCATGGCCCTCTACATCGCCGATGTCTCGGAGCCGGGCCGCGGGGTCAATCATGAAATCCGGGAGATGGCACTTAGCGGCAGGCTCGAGGAGGCCTACCAAAAGGCCGTCGTTTGCAAGGTTGATTACCTGCAAAAGAAGGGCATTACACCGCATCCCCGCACCTGGGCTGCCTATCAAGCCCTGCAGCGAAAGCCAGGCGACCGCTAG